One region of Chanodichthys erythropterus isolate Z2021 chromosome 24, ASM2448905v1, whole genome shotgun sequence genomic DNA includes:
- the snx20 gene encoding sorting nexin-20 isoform X2, with amino-acid sequence MEEELEPHDTKTETVLSPPEHSSPQQEALYNNAEEADLVFSASCLTTAELQQHWRAVKQEFRSVKLLFDIPNTRIIDQTMSKYVVYQIVVIRSGSYDCERVAIERRYSDFLHLHQELLVDFNEEMEDIVMPKKKMRGNFSEENIAERRVALRDYLTQLYSLRCVRKSQAFQAFFTHQELKDAYNLLRGGRFSRALEGLQKALVLQEKLSSHDPILVIPTLCAILVCQRDLEDFDAAFQTGRRALPTVRRYELRQYQGPLLEALVDLGYSLELPVAQLQDELTRVRDSPHAQVSQMSLKELVVQEFV; translated from the exons ATGGAGGAAGAACTAGAACCACACGACACCAAGACAGAAACAGTTTTGTCACCTCCTGAGCATTCCTCACCACAGCAGGAGGCATTATACAATAATG CTGAAGAGGCTGATCTGGTTTTTAGCGCCTCCTGTCTGACCACAGCGGAACTGCAGCAGCACTGGAGAGCCGTTAAGCAGGAGTTCAGAAGCGTTAAACTGCTGTTCGACATCCCCAACACCCGAATCATCGATCAAACAATGTCCAAATACGTG GTATACCAGATTGTGGTGATCCGCTCAGGCAGTTACGACTGCGAGCGTGTAGCTATTGAAAGACGCTACTCAGACTTCCTTCACCTTCATCAGGAGCTCCTGGTGGACTTCAATGAGGAAATGGAAGACATTGTGATGCCTAAGAAGAAAATGAGGGGCAACTTCTCAGAGGAGAACATCGCTGAGCGGCGCGTAGCCCTCAGAGACTATCTTACTCAGCTTTACTCCCTCCGGTGTGTCCGAAAATCACAAGCGTTCCAAGCGTTCTTCACTCATCAGGAACTAAAAGATGCATATAACCTCCTGCGTGGGGGACGCTTTTCTCGTGCTCTTGAAGGCCTCCAGAAGGCGTTAGTACTTCAGGAGAAACTGTCTTCTCATGACCCTATTTTGGTGATACCAACCTTGTGCGCCATATTGGTGTGCCAAAGGGATCTAGAAGACTTTGACGCAGCCTTTCAAACTGGCAGGAGAGCTCTGCCCACAGTGAGACGCTACGAGCTCCGGCAGTATCAAGGGCCCCTGCTGGAGGCTCTTGTTGATTTGGGCTACAGTCTTGAGTTGCCTGTGGCTCAGTTACAGGATGAGCTGACCAGAGTGCGAGACTCTCCACATGCACAGGTGTCACAGATGTCACTTAAAGAACTGGTGGTGCAGGAGTTTGTATAA
- the snx20 gene encoding sorting nexin-20 isoform X1 gives MLRYSSGKAKLKHIVMEEELEPHDTKTETVLSPPEHSSPQQEALYNNAEEADLVFSASCLTTAELQQHWRAVKQEFRSVKLLFDIPNTRIIDQTMSKYVVYQIVVIRSGSYDCERVAIERRYSDFLHLHQELLVDFNEEMEDIVMPKKKMRGNFSEENIAERRVALRDYLTQLYSLRCVRKSQAFQAFFTHQELKDAYNLLRGGRFSRALEGLQKALVLQEKLSSHDPILVIPTLCAILVCQRDLEDFDAAFQTGRRALPTVRRYELRQYQGPLLEALVDLGYSLELPVAQLQDELTRVRDSPHAQVSQMSLKELVVQEFV, from the exons ATGCTAAGATATTCCAGTGGG AAAGCTAAATTAAAGCACATTGTTATGGAGGAAGAACTAGAACCACACGACACCAAGACAGAAACAGTTTTGTCACCTCCTGAGCATTCCTCACCACAGCAGGAGGCATTATACAATAATG CTGAAGAGGCTGATCTGGTTTTTAGCGCCTCCTGTCTGACCACAGCGGAACTGCAGCAGCACTGGAGAGCCGTTAAGCAGGAGTTCAGAAGCGTTAAACTGCTGTTCGACATCCCCAACACCCGAATCATCGATCAAACAATGTCCAAATACGTG GTATACCAGATTGTGGTGATCCGCTCAGGCAGTTACGACTGCGAGCGTGTAGCTATTGAAAGACGCTACTCAGACTTCCTTCACCTTCATCAGGAGCTCCTGGTGGACTTCAATGAGGAAATGGAAGACATTGTGATGCCTAAGAAGAAAATGAGGGGCAACTTCTCAGAGGAGAACATCGCTGAGCGGCGCGTAGCCCTCAGAGACTATCTTACTCAGCTTTACTCCCTCCGGTGTGTCCGAAAATCACAAGCGTTCCAAGCGTTCTTCACTCATCAGGAACTAAAAGATGCATATAACCTCCTGCGTGGGGGACGCTTTTCTCGTGCTCTTGAAGGCCTCCAGAAGGCGTTAGTACTTCAGGAGAAACTGTCTTCTCATGACCCTATTTTGGTGATACCAACCTTGTGCGCCATATTGGTGTGCCAAAGGGATCTAGAAGACTTTGACGCAGCCTTTCAAACTGGCAGGAGAGCTCTGCCCACAGTGAGACGCTACGAGCTCCGGCAGTATCAAGGGCCCCTGCTGGAGGCTCTTGTTGATTTGGGCTACAGTCTTGAGTTGCCTGTGGCTCAGTTACAGGATGAGCTGACCAGAGTGCGAGACTCTCCACATGCACAGGTGTCACAGATGTCACTTAAAGAACTGGTGGTGCAGGAGTTTGTATAA